The genomic DNA AAGTGATGTGAATTGGAATTTTCAGCAAATCTGTAGCTGAGAAAAGGTTTACAATCTTTAAGTTTTTGTTGCGTCCTCTCCTCTTAGGTGTGACAGGGACACCTGTCATGTTGCAATTTCTGCCATTGACACATATTTATTCTGCTTGTTATGTTGCTATTTTTGTCCTTCACAGAGCAAAAGCTACTGGGAGTCTGTGTGAATCAGAATTGTATGGAAAACCCAATCATTTAACAGGTACTTGTTAAAATTCATTGTCTCCTCTTCTTCAAGTGAGTGAAGTGTCTGTGTCCGTGGAGACATGGCGAGTCCCACAGGAATGCTGTCAGGAGGCGCAGGCGTCTGGCTgagcggtgggggggggggttggaggCTGCGGTCGCTGCTCACCCACCTTCTCTGACTCCCAACAGGAAGGGGCGATGGGGAAAACAGCATTTCCGTGTTCAGGGCACCAGCGGACGCCTGCTGCTGGGCCCGGGTTCCAGCCCGGGTCCCCTGCCTGTGCCTCAGGGGCCGCCCAGATCTCGTCTTTGACCCCGAGGGGGCTGCAGGGTAAGTGGCTCAGTCACAGCAGTCTGGTGGCCTTGACCACAGCAGCTAAacctctctcttggtgggacaTGGTGACATGCAGAGCACACCCACACACGCTTCTTGCCTGGAAGTTGTCATCACACGTGTGGGGATTGGCCAGGGTCACTGGGGACTGTGGCTGTAGCTCTGCCCGTGGCCTGGACCTAGGGTGAttgcccgcccccgccccatccTCCGTCCTCACTTTTGTTCAGAAccctctcttctccctgccctcccacagcTCCCACCTGCCCCCAACCCTGGGCGCTAGGGAGGCCGTGGGAGGGTCACGTTCAAAAGGGAGGAGGctggcctggtgtcacagggcTGTGGACGGCACAGAGCAGCCCTTGCAGGGTGGCCAGCACCACCCTaatttagtgcctccccttagGGACTGCACTGGTGGTCCATCACTGTCCTGCTTTGTCTGACGGGCTTCTCTTCCTGCAGGGACGGGGGAGGAGAGGCGCTCGGGGGGCTGCTGAGCGGCTCCTTGGGACTGAGGGAGCAGAGAGACACGTACATGTCCAGCTGCCGCCTCGAGACACTAGGACCCACGAAGCACCTGAACTGGAAATCCAGTCAGGACAGCGGCGCTAAGCTGAAGCTGGAGCCCAGCCAGAGCGACCCGTTCTCTGCACATACCCCGCCCCATGGCGCCTGCCTGCCTCACCCAGGTGTGCAGGGCACCATCCAGGCCAGCAGCGCTGTGGCCTTCAGGAACTGCCCCGGCTCTCACCCCCCAAAACATCCCCCAGGTGCCTGCGCCGGCCGGACCAGCAGAGCCTTGCAGGATGGCCATCAGGGCCAAATGCACCCTCCTGccagctgccccttcccccaggggAGCCTGGACAATGGGCACCCTCAGCCGGGAGCACAGTGTTTCCCACCAGGTGGCTATCCCACCGAGGACAAGTTGCGAGGTGTCCTGATGCCTATGGGAGCCCTGTGTAACCCCATGTCACTCGATGTGCCCATCAAGATGGAGAGTGACTCTGGGCCCGAGGACGCATCAGATGGCTACTCTGTGTCCCCAGGCCAGGTGTGGCTGGGGGCCGGCGATGTGGCCAAGAGACAGCTGGCCACTTTCCCGAGCAGGATGCACCTGAAAACAGAGCCGGACTCCAGGCACCACCTCTGCAGTCCGCTCCTGGGTCCCGGCATGCTGGGGGCCCACCCTAGGCCCAGCAGGGAGCTGGCCCCATTCCACCCCTCACGCTGCGCCTGCCTGGGGCCTCCAGCCCGCCTCTGTGTGCGGGGCCACCAGCCCCCTGCTCCGGGCTACGATGGCAGAGCTCCTGGGGCCACGCCTGTCGTCAAGCGCGAGCCCTTGGACTCGCCCCCGTGGGCTGCTCCCAGCCAGGGTGGAGCGCCCGGGATGTTCCCCGGCAGTGCCTTGGCGACACGGAAGCCACCCAGAGACTCCATGTGCGCGTTCCTGCCGTAGAGCGGGCGTTTCTGAATGCTGACATCTGTCCAATACAGATTTACCCCCTGGCGGGGACAGCAGGTGCAGGGCAAGAGCCTGTCCTGAGGGAGGCGCTGCAAAGCTGCACTGCAGCAGCTGATTCTGTATCTTGTGAAAAGTCAGCGAAGTTCTGAGATGTGAAGTGGCCTTACGTCTGTGCGAGTCTGGCAGCACTGCACTCTGAGGGTTACAGGTCTTCATAAAGCATCCGAAGTGAGCCGTGCGGCCTGGCCGGCAGAGCTCCCCGTCCCGAGGGCGGCAGCGGGTGCCGGCCTAGCGGGAACCGTGCCCCCGGTGCAGCTCCCCGCCCCCCACATCCACGTCCCAGCTTCCCCGCCTGCGCTGTGAAGGCAGGTTGATGCCCCCATGGTGCGGACCTCAGAGAGCACACACCCTGGGTGTCCCGTGGCCGAGAcagcaaattagaaaaaaagctCCCTGAGCTGTAGGTGACTGCgtgcctgctcctgggaggaacCTAGGAGTTCCAGGCAGAAGAGCCTGTCAGCGCCAGCCCTGCGCTTCATCACAATGTGCAGCGTGTGTCCAGGACGCTGGGGTGAAGGCTGAGGCCGTGCCCAGGGTGAAAATTGGCTGGATAACATCCTGTTTCTGCGGAAGTCTCTCTGGTGTTCTCAGTGGACCCCTGAAATGGTTCACGCTGAGCTGTCGCTCACTACATCACATAACCTCGTTTACAAAGTCTGGATTTGGCGGAACAGAGAAGCACACAATGTAGAGAGAAGCGGCAGCAAGTCCAGCTGCCTTGCTGCCTTGCTGACTGTCTACAGTTTTCAACTGAGATTTCCAGTCATCATCCCAGGAAGAATTATTAGAGAAAAGGCAGACAGgtaatgttttattaaaaaaaaatgtaaagcctGACAGATTCTGAGTGTAGGAAATTTGGATTCAAAAGCACAAATCAGAAAGTAAAGGCCACCCACAGTCACCACCGAGAGATGGCTTGTGACTGAGGGCGAAGTTCACACACCTTCTGGGGTGACCCCGCCCCATGGGCGCAGTGAGTCCAGGACATGACAGCAGGGGACAAAACCACCGCCGAGCAGAAGGAGGCTGGTTCGGGGTCCCTTGTGGCTGGGCCCACCTGTGCTGGGGTGGGAGACCCCTCCCCCAACAGAAGGGGCATCTGTCCTCAGTCACCTCCACTGGGGTCTCGGGAGGCGGGAGCGCCAGGGAGGGGGACTTGCGGCTCCACGTGCTTGGCAGGGACTTGGTGTCATCTGTGGCGTTTGGGTGTCAGTGTTCTGCTCCTGGGTCAGTGCTGATGCTGTTTGGTGTGTGCGCGTCTGCCTCGTCAGACCCAGGACCGGGCTGGCGGGACTCGGTCTTCTAGACGCGTAGTTACAGCCCCCGTGCCCCACAGCTGCCTGCTCCGTGGGGGGCAGGCGGGGGCTGCAGGTTTCTCCCCAGGACTGACAGAGGAGCCCCGGGTGGAAGTGGTCCATTTGTCACCTCCTGGGACTCCCAGAGCGTGCTCTTCATGTCTTCCCAGCCCACGGGGGCCAGAGTGACACTGGGGCTGTGCTGTCCCCACCCCAGCCGCCAGTCTCCCCTCACCTGTGGTGACAGCAGCACAGCCTCCTGTCAGGGCCACCTGCTTCCCCCCCTCGCCCCGTGCTCCGCAGCCCTCTCAGTTCCCACACCGAGCACAGCACACTTTCTAGATTCAATCCCTAAGATGAGGGGTGGTGGGTGGAaaccaccttccttccttcctccctccttccttcttccttcctgccccccTGCCGCCCTCCCTATTCAGACCAAGTGTCCAACTCCTCCTGGGAAGACCCACACCGTCAGTACCCGTCAGCCTCTTTGGAGCTCCGGGGTAAAGACTCCCGCCTGTGTTCTCGCCCTCACCCTCAGCACCAGGCCCAGGCCAGCGCAGGGGCAGGTCGTGGGATGCACCGAGCGTGAGGCCTGCCCTGCCTCATCTCAGGGAGCAGCAGACAGGAGGCACCACGTGTGTGGAACACGTAACCAGGAGAACCCTGGACCGGAAAGACCGAATAGAGAGACACCATTGAGTGTTTGCACACTGTAGCCAGATCCCAGCGTAACCAAggagagctgcaggtgtgagccTCATGTGAGGAGAAGCCTTTCTAGGGGGCACACAGCCGTCCCCGCCCGCGGGGGCCACAGCGCCGCACTGTGCTGCCTCCTCCCTCAGGTTCACATGCAGCCGTCTGTGCCCACTCTCCTGGGACCACCTGCACCAAATGAGTCACAGCTGGTGGGCGGCCGGGTCATGCGTTGCTGATGTAGCATCTggccaccagctctgcagggtctACATTCTGGAGAGGCCATCATGCTTGGGGCCCAGGTCCTGGCACGCCCTGGTCCCTTCTTCTGCTGGGTCGGTTGCAACAAAACTCACCCCAGTCAGCACTTTTGTTCTCTTACAGCCATACCCCTCCTGAAAaattgtgtgggggaggaatgcaGAGGGTCAGATGTGGTCATCTCTGTAGATGTGGccatttcactttaaaatgtcattattagTACTAAGTACAGGCTTATGTTTTTCTGTTGTCTATAGCTTTTGCCTATATagctgaaaaaatattaaatattatgtaGGAATGGGATGGAAAGGAGATAAGtgcaaattatattttatatttttgcagtttctactggaagaaaaaagttttCAATACCCAGACTGacttgttgaattttttaaaacggATACACTATAATGTAACTTTTTGTACTGTATTCTCAGTGCCTTTAGAAAGAGCTTTCAAATTTCTGATGCTAAGGTTTGTATTAAGTTTGCAATATtgatgtaaaataaatgttagtACACGTAAGTGGAAACATCTACTTGATTCTCCAAATGAAATCACTTTATTTCCTTCAAAGTGTGTATGGGCCAGTTAGCACTCTAAGAGCATCCTTCAGCACTAGATGGGGCATTGTGGACACAAAGGAGGCTGACAGCCCCTGGCCACGCCCTCCCAGCAGCACTTTCTCAGGcgctctccctttccctccagccccactcctgccCATCACTGAGGGCAGGGGACCCTCCCAGGGGTCTTCAGGACACCCCAGACCCCACTTATCCTGTGAGGAGCAGAGCCTGGCCCTATGTTGTGCGTGTTTTGGGGGGACCCTGTTGGGTCAGCCCCGCCCTGCCCAGGACCTGGTGACAGGTGcatgggaaggggcagggggtcATCAGAGACCCCCTCAAGGCCAAGGgagttgtgttttgtttcctCGGTTTGGTCAAAGAGCACTCCCAAAACTGAATATGTTTCTAGTGCCCTGAGCTCAGACCTGCCCTGCTGCTGCAGGTGGAGCCCTGGCCTCCTTCCTGCAGCCCTGCAGGCCACCACCCTGGTCCTTACTCTGAGACTCTCGTGTCCTTCCCAGGGGAGACCAGGCCAACCTGCCCCCATCTCCTGGGTCTAACCCAGCTGTTACACATCCCGAGTGGCCCCCACCCAGCTTGCCCTCCCCTGCGCCCTCCCTGTCATCTGTGGTCTTCAGAGCCATCTGTGTGGAGACCTGTAGATGGATGTCACTC from Camelus bactrianus isolate YW-2024 breed Bactrian camel chromosome 3, ASM4877302v1, whole genome shotgun sequence includes the following:
- the AHRR gene encoding aryl hydrocarbon receptor repressor, with translation MIPPGECLYAGRKRRKPVQKQRPAVGAEKSNPSKRHRDRLNAELDHLASLLPLPPDIISKLDKLSVLRLSVSYLRVKSFFQALQERRPQQPAASAPPPGDRGPCGGSAVPEGRLLLESLRGFALVVSAEGVIFYASATIADYLGFHQTDVMHQNIYDYIHVDDRQDFRRQLHWAMDPPPAACGQPLLAETGEDAILGRLLRAQEGGASSPTEYSAFLTRCFVCRVRCLLDSTSGFLTMQFQGKLKFLFGQKRKAPSGAALPPRLSLFCVAEPVLLPSVAEMKVKSVLLRVKHRGDISATTDTKAKATGSLCESELYGKPNHLTGRGDGENSISVFRAPADACCWARVPARVPCLCLRGRPDLVFDPEGAAGDGGGEALGGLLSGSLGLREQRDTYMSSCRLETLGPTKHLNWKSSQDSGAKLKLEPSQSDPFSAHTPPHGACLPHPGVQGTIQASSAVAFRNCPGSHPPKHPPGACAGRTSRALQDGHQGQMHPPASCPFPQGSLDNGHPQPGAQCFPPGGYPTEDKLRGVLMPMGALCNPMSLDVPIKMESDSGPEDASDGYSVSPGQVWLGAGDVAKRQLATFPSRMHLKTEPDSRHHLCSPLLGPGMLGAHPRPSRELAPFHPSRCACLGPPARLCVRGHQPPAPGYDGRAPGATPVVKREPLDSPPWAAPSQGGAPGMFPGSALATRKPPRDSMCAFLP